The Vitis riparia cultivar Riparia Gloire de Montpellier isolate 1030 unplaced genomic scaffold, EGFV_Vit.rip_1.0 scaffold690_pilon_pilon, whole genome shotgun sequence nucleotide sequence actttttttttttcgtcgTGTTTAAGAATTTTCCAAGTGCTTGACAAAATCTTTAAAATTGCTTCTAAACATCATCTATTTTGTTGTTTATACAAGCTAATTGGATTAAGAAATATTAATCCGACCTAGATTTAAGTTGAAGATTCACCCATCGAGCTCAGCCCAAAATCCATCTTACTAtgaatattttatcattttagtatCAAtctaatcataattttaaaaatgaaaagttattttttttttaatataatataaaaacttGAAGTTGcaaatgagatttgaactaaattcttcaatattttagtagtttttaaaataatttaaaactttaaaattttactaattAATAGTAACATCCTGAATTGTTAGATAggaaatttttagttttaaaaaaattatataacaattaaaaatccaattaaattaaaaataattaggaaaTTTAAATAACCtcaaaattatagaaataagctataaaataattattttaactaataAGTGTATTGTCGCGTGTCACATTTATAGAATTATAGAGGTATTAAAAGCGTTACGGTTTGGTGGTTGGCCTTCCCACTAGAAGGCCTATGATACAAGGCGAATGACATTCTATTGTACAACTACTTCATATTAATAGTAGAACAACAACTATTGTACTACTAAAGTACCAAGGAAACCTTCTATTCCCTTTGTTTTACATCCTAATGTAAATAATAAGGGTGTTTATATTAACTCCTATTTCTTCATTTCCttaggttttcttttcttattcttattctttgaaaatttattaaggttgtgtttggttcccCAAAAAtactatggaaaaaaaaatggtaaaggaaaatgattttcttatatttggttgtcttataaaaaatattaaggaaaattaaatataattaaaactagttaaaaacttatatatttttaaattatttaatatttatatctataaattaaaataagtaaaatgagtttaaaataataaataaaaataatttatcaacttctaatctatttttttaattttccttcactttttattttattttacttttttttttatatattttacttttcccacatttccctcaaattttttgggaactAAACATAGCTTAAGAGAAAATGGTGTAGAAGTTGAATACAAACATGAAGTGGAGATTTTTCATCTCTACTTAGAAGAGACACTAGAGGTCATAatctcattttatattttacctttttttatttttcttgtctcttcatattttttcaacGTTTTTAGAACCGAAAAAATTATCGTTTTACAGTTCACTAGTCGGACCCATGGTTAAATTGTGGTTGCATTGGTggtgtcataaatatataatttatattttattaaaattaaaaataattttaaaatatttaaaatatatataatttaaaaataataataattgtaatattatttattcatttttatataaatggattaatatttttaatttattaaaaatatatatatatataatatttaaatatgaaaatatattgaaaatggaaaaaaattgtattaaatgaaaaaaatcgaattatgtaattatatatatatatatattattttttgaaatagccTATCTAGTTGTTTCTTGTTAGGCTTCTAAACAAGCAAAAACTAGCAGAGTGGAGAGATATCCTATCCTATTTGAAACTTAAGATCTACGGTTCAAGGTCCTTGTTGCAACAGCAAAGctgatgttttttttaaaagccaACACTAAACCAAATGGCTATTGGGCCGATGGAGGCTCTAATGGTCCATTTTGCAATAATAGGAGTGGGCTTGGACTATTGGGCTTGGGGGAAGAGGATGGGGGGAGGGTCATTTTGCCAAAGAAAGAAACAGGGAAAAGGAGGACCCATCTGGTTCTACAAGAACCCGCCGGCTCAACTGCACCGGATGGGTCAAACGAGTGAACCGAAAAGGTCCCCAATAGTTCGATCGGccggtccgatttttaaaacaatatctTTTCTTTGAGAAAATGTGGTTAGAAATTAGGTTTTTGAATGTAtgtaaatttttagtatttttaagtcattttttctactttttcgattgtttggttgccaaaaaaaagagtgaaagaaaatattatgttttaagTTTGACTCATATAACTTGTTAGGAAgtgtatgaaaataattatggtATTGCTACTTGAGGGAAATTTGGTAATACCTTTCAACCTACGAGTAAACCCTAATTTCTTTCAACCAACTCTAATAGATTGAGTTGAGTTCATGATGgtcattttcatggaaaaaatgGGTTTCCCATGAACGTGAAATACTTTGGTTTTTGGTATTTTGACTAGCTTGTGATTTTTAAGTTCTTGGGactttttgataaaatattaaaaattcaaattatttttatcaaataatagaCTCGATGATGACTCTAACCATCCAAGTTTTGTTATATTTGGACTATGTATGCcccatgaaaaattttcaaacagatTCAATAACACAAGTAAGAGTTTCACAAAGATATAGTTTGGACCATTCGTGTTTCTCAAAATTCTTCTAACTCTTTTTCTAGAGTATTAtactcaaaattatttttatatgatattaggCATTCTAAAGAATCTAGTCTATAAATTTCGCCTTATTGGACAATGATACCCTTGTACGAAAATTCCAAAGAGATGAATGAAAAACAAAGTGATTTAACATAGACAATTTTAAATCACTTAGGTTTCTTGAAATTATAGAATATTTTGACTAAATatcatgatttttaattatttttatataatattacacttaaatgtatataaatatattacaaaaataaattatttgtcttttgaaaaaaattatatttattcctataattcattttaaataaaatattactaataatgatcattttccaaaatattataatttatttttactaataaaacagaatttatagatttattaaGATACTAATATctacattttataattttttagtaaaatgttattttttaataaaaaaaataatttatgtttcccttattaattttattattttttaaatttatcattatattattatttttagataattattttgtattagttctttataatttaatatcttattGATTTAATAACCCTTTAAGATGGATAAAAGGTTTATGTGAACttcttaaatattataatttattattgaaaatattaaaatattatcatttatttttaataaaaaaatatagtttaatatttaataaaaattataattcaagaaattaaaaaaaaaaattaacaaatttgagTATGTTTCTTAAGAGCTATCTTTGAAAAATAGGTgagacaaataattaaaaataaaataaaattaatgggCCTCCGCTTCTCCGGGGCTCCGCCGCTCCGTTcttaattattaagaaataaaaaaaaatcgtcAAAACGTTAATTTTCCCTGGAAAGGAATTTGAATTAGCAGTTTTTTCCCGAACCCCGTTTCGGCTCGGCGAACTGATCTTTTAGATCTCCTTTTCCAAGATCTCTCTTCACTCttcctttgaattttgatttcaaacCCTAGCCCTACCCAATTTGGCAACAGGCTTTCTTCTAGTGGGAAGCTGAAGGTTTGTTGAATTCGAATctatttgtttgtttccttGAGTTGGCAttgttgaaaattgttttccattaagtcctttcatttttctgaattttttggtTGAGTTTTGTTATAGTGGTTGATGATGCATGCGAGGTGTTCGATGAAAAATGCAGAAAATTGTTTGACAAAAAATCATGCTGCTGTTGTGATGGTGAACCTTACAGAGTTTGCATCAAAACATGAAAGAGTTCAGCAGATTTTTGTTTGTCTGAGCTGGgctatttttttatggttaggTGTTAGTACCGTTTGGAAATGTGTTCTTTTGATCTATAATTTTGTTTAGCTATTCTGATTTAGGGTATGTATCAGGGTTTTAGTGGGTTCATCATGTATGAGAAATGGGGATGTGTTTTCAGAAGATATTCTGAGACACTTAGTATCCTGTGCTTGCAAATTGGGTGCAGCTCTTGATTATGGCTAATGAAAGGCCTAGACATGCTCCTGATTCAATAATGTTTACTCATTAAttgcttttattatttgttgctTCTTAAATTTCTAGATCTAATGCCTTTGCAACTATTTCGCTGTATGCTTACCTCTGAAATTAAGCTGCTCTTTCTGCATTCCCTTCTAGGCAGGCTTATGCATTTTCTGTTTGTATCGGTTTCCTCTGCAGAGTCTAGAAGATATTCTTGTTGTTTCTTTGTTGGTTTTAATGTGAAATCTCTGTTGGATTTAAATGTATAGAAGGTAGGAAGAGTTGGGACATTGGGGGAGCGTGTGTTTTTCTCTGTTCGTTTTTCCTTTTAGCTTAACATCATGGAGTGATTACATCCTcgaaatagaattattattaatgAAAGCCAcccatattttctatttcatgttttttcatCTATTCACCAATTTTCGAGAAATTCTTGCATTGTTAGACCAGGTTTTGCAGGCAAATACTCAGTTTAAcagcttaaaatttatttacattctAAACTAGATTATTGTTTTCCTGGTAGTTGGAGTAAGGAGCACATAAAATTAAGTACCTCTAGCATATATGCTTACAGAATGTTGTAGGATGCTGCCCCAGTTTGCCTGGACTCTATTGCTAACAGCATCAGTACCATAGAATGTAAGGGTTGCAGCTCAGTGAAGGGACTGTTGATTTGTTGGAAGAAGAGGGGCTGATGTTGGTTGTGGAGAAAAATATTTGTTCTAAAGTTTGATGATTGGAAATATGAGATGAGTTGGAAGTTTGTCATGGAAAAGCCATATGCTATGGAGTATACATTTAAGCAAAGATATTTCCTGTATGGTTTTAATTGTTCTGATTGGGGATTgcctatcaaatatatatatatctttattaAATGGACTTGTGACGATGGCAATGCTATTGTTGTTTGGATACTTGGTCTTttagtttctttcatttttagtcACTTTGATGGCATTGGCATTACCTTCTTTAGACATAACTGTTTGGTTTAGCCTTATAGCTTCTTGCATGCCCTTCAATTGATAgtatttgttaaatttaatGGATTTGCATACTTAGCTAAGGATAATGTGTCTTCTTATAGGTATGTTCATCTCAATGCTTGCTTTGTCAGTTTGCTTTTCATGTCCTGAAATTAGTTAACAGTATGCTACTATTCTTGTCTTAAACTTTCAGGCTCTTTCTTCTAAGGTTGGTTGATTGGaccaaatttttcaaaaacagaaaTCCTTTTCAGTCTATTTGTATGGATCCGGAGGCTGCACAGACTGCCCGAGAATCTCTTGAGCTGGCATTTCACATGTCAAACATTCTTGACACAGGACTTGATCGACGCACCCTTTCTGTCCTCATTACTCTTTGTGACCTGGGTTTGAACCCTGAAGCACTGGCTGCTGTGGTGAAGGAACTTCGAAGAGAATCCTGTTCCTCGTCCCCAATGCCAGAGACTCCATCATCTGTTTCCTAGGCAGGTTTGTGGTGTATTCTGATAATGgtcaaagaaagaagaaattgtaGTTCACTTTTGTTTCAAGCAGGGTCCTTTGCAGATACAGGTTTTCTTCTCCTTGTGGAAGTGATTATTCTCTGAGCTTTTATTCTCTCACTTCATATCCACTGTTATGTCTTGGCTTGTTCAGTTCCTtccattttcatattattaCTTTCTAGCAGTATAATGGGTGCAACAAAATGAAATGTGTAAGTCACATATATATCCAACTATAGCTGCTTTGGGAGGACATGAAATAGCTATAGACAATGAAAGTAAAAAGCAAGAAGCTAATAGAAACTGTAACTAAATACAAATAATCTATTGCTAATTATCAATCCACTGAAATAGCATAACTAGCTGGCTTTCATTGAAGGTGGTGAGCGAAAACTTCTTCTTTGCCCATCTATATGAACTTCCATTTAGTAATATGGTATTTGGATAGCTCGGGGGAATGAATCATGACCTCAATTTATCATGTTTGATGCAGTGTTTGAAACACAAGTTATAACTGCAACATGCAACAAACACCTTAATCACCAAATTAAAGTAGGAAGTATGtcattgaaaatttcaaaatgccCTTGTTTTGAACGTGAATTACTGAAAATAAATGTTCTCACATAATGCTATAGAAAACATAATAGAAACATTTCTAATACCATGTAAAAATTGATAGATGAATTCAAGTTAGATAAGACATTTAAATGGTCTATGATTGCAACGACCCACTCACTCTAATACCATTCTATAATGATCTGCTCCGTTTTGAATCCAACGAGTCTTTATAGTTTTAAAGCCTTTCTATACAGTTAACATTCTTCCCTTAACCAATGTAAGATATCAGAATGATTCTATCACGGTTTGCTCTTATAATTGGATTGGAACTTGGCATATCATGACATTTTTGGGATATATAGTTTAATGCTTTCTAGGAATAAGATCCTTTAGAAAAGTTGAATCAGATGCTTTTAATTAGTCAAGGGAAAGATCCCATTGGTAGCTGACAATTGACAATGTAGATTGGTGATTGGTCCAGAGGAGTTGTTTTAATCTTCGATGAGTTTAATCAGGGGTTTATTGCTTCTGGATGGTTGCCTTGAGAGCATCCTAGTCCTCCAGCACAGCAAACTTGAACACAAAATGTCTGGTCCTATTAGAAAGACAAACAcaaagattgaaaagaaaaaaataaaataacataatgcTACCATCGGTATCTTTCAATAACAATTAAATGATAAGGAGATGGTCATACTAGTGAATGCCATAGGCAATCACTTGATGCAATTGTCACAGGTAACATGCATGCCCAGATTTGTTCCATTACCATTACATCCagtaataaatttaatgtacATAATATTAGCAACATTAAGATGATTATTATGATTTATAGTCCTAATAATTCTCATTGACTAGTACAAACTGAGCCACAAGGGGGTGATGGAAATTTAAACAAATCTATATAAATATCTAATAAAAGTTGCAGTCCACATCCCTGGTTGGGTTTTCCAGGCTGGTTGGGAAGACAGACATTCTATGGTTGGAGGTACAATTTCACTTCCACATGCTCCAACTACTAATAATGACTTTTTCCAGGGGGCAAAGGTATCATCAGTGGAAATTTGTTTACTTGTCTTGGGTGCACtttgatttgataaaaaatattcacaATAACCCTTTTTTTGGCGTATTATGAGCACCAAATGTGTCATCAAGGATAAGACTTAAATAAGATATGGGGAATCAACATGACATGTGAAATTTGAATGAGCAAGCATGACATATAATCAGGCTAGCTTCGAGTATACGATTTAAAGTGAAGGTAGCTTTATATCGACATGTACCTTAGCCATGGCATCTGTTTGCCCCCATGTGTTGAAACAGACT carries:
- the LOC117910277 gene encoding mitotic-spindle organizing protein 1A-like — protein: MDPEAAQTARESLELAFHMSNILDTGLDRRTLSVLITLCDLGLNPEALAAVVKELRRESCSSSPMPETPSSVS